The Trichomycterus rosablanca isolate fTriRos1 chromosome 22, fTriRos1.hap1, whole genome shotgun sequence genome has a window encoding:
- the LOC134300340 gene encoding bone morphogenetic protein receptor type-2-like, whose amino-acid sequence MQPSLIAAFLASVGWLSLPLSSGRKCAFLASPQNTEKVQKAGNVSGFSQHCVRTNCCMGYFRLKHGRPEPDLLGCSIMKTFCPEMSCHASVQFQNHIGCVCSSDFCNLNITWNHQTKQAQHIHTSDLLTLNIFIIPAAVVFIICSVISALKWKTLLKYCRSVTTSYTCDVPKETDIDLENVELLKVVASGHFACVWQGCFKELSVAVKVFPTTVKKEFTKEKDVYMLPLMKHPGIVQFLAAGRLGEEFVLVLELASQGSLNTFLSRTVCDWASTVKLAQTLSQGLAYLHTDLHNDRLHKPAVGHCDLSSSNVLVKADGSCALCDFGYSTVLQCFKKCQALQSNTSKVKGRIPMGTLQYMSPEILEGCVNLSSGQCLLQGDVYSLGLLLWEMFMRCSDLCKDTSVPEHTLPYEKELGRLPSLEALLAFVSENRGRPSVPQQWDKLCQGFSLHELLEDCWDHDPDARLTAQCAANRLA is encoded by the exons ATGCAACCGTCACTGATTGCTGCTTTTCTTG CATCTGTAGGCTGGTTGTCACTACCGCTTTCTTCAGGGAGGAAATGTGCATTTTTGGCAAGCCCACAAAACACAGAGAAGGTCCAGAAAGCGGGGAACGTGAGTGGATTCAGTCAGCACTGTGTCCGAACAAACTGCTGTATGGGCTACTTCCGGCTGAAGCATGGGCGGCCTGAGCCTGACCTCTTAG GTTGTAGTATAATGAAGACCTTCTGCCCAGAAATGTCATGCCATGCATCGGTACAGTTCCAAAACCACATTGGATGTGTGTGCAGCTCAGACTTCTGTAATCTAAACATCACCTGGAATCATCAAACCAAGCAAGCTCAACATATTCACACCTCAG ATTTGCTGACTCTCAACATCTTTATTATCCCCGCTGCTGTGGTGTTTATAATATGTTCTGTTATATCTGCACTGAAGTGGAAAACTCTCCTTAAATACTGCA GATCTGTAACAACTTCGTACACATGTGACGTCCCAAAGGAAACTGACATTGACCTGGAAAATGTGGAGTTGCTAAAG GTTGTAGCTTCGGGCCATTTTGCATGTGTGTGGCAGGGGTGTTTTAAAGAATTATCAGTGGCAGTAAAGGTGTTTCCTACAACAGTAAAAAAGGAGTTTACTAAAGAGAAAGATGTTTACATGCTGCCTCTTATGAAGCATCCTGGAATTGTACAGTTTCTTGCAGCAGGGAGATTGGGGGAAGAGTTTGTCCTGGTTCTGGAACTTGCAAGCCAA GGATCATTAAACACATTCTTGTCTAGAACTGTGTGTGACTGGGCATCTACTGTAAAACTGGCTCAGACTTTGTCACAAGGATTGGCTTATCTCCACACTGACCTGCACAACGATA GACTTCATAAACCAGCAgttggtcattgtgatttgagCAGCAGTAATGTTTTGGTGAAGGCTGATGGTTCTTGTGCTCTGTGTGACTTTGGTTACTCCACAGTGCTACAGTGCTTTAAAAAGTGTCAAGCATTACAAAGTAACACCAGCAAAGTAAAG GGCAGAATTCCTATGGGTACTCTGCAGTACATGTCGCCAGAAATCTTGGAGGGCTGCGTCAATCTGAGCAGTGGACAATGTTTGTTGCAGGGAGATGTGTATTCCTTAGGACTACTGCTTTGGGAGATGTTCATGCGTTGTTCTGACCTCTGCAAAG atactTCTGTCCCAGAACATACGCTGCCGTATGAAAAGGAGCTGGGACGCCTTCCATCCCTTGAAGCTCTTCTTGCTTTTGTGTCAGAAAACAGAGGGCGTCCATCTGTACCCCAGCAGTGGGATAAACTCTGCCAG GGATTTTCTCTTCATGAACTCCTCGAAGATTGTTGGGATCATGATCCAGATGCGAGACTGACTGCACAATGTGCTGCTAATAGATTAGCTTAA